The nucleotide window GGGGGCGGCGGGTGCCGGGCCTGGGCCCAGGCCTCTCCTGGCTGGCACTGGCGTGGCTGCCAGCCTCCAACCTCATCCCCATCCGGGGCTTCGTTGTCGCCGAGCGGTACCTGTACCTCCCCTCGGTCGGGCTGTCCCTCGCGCTGGCGGGGGCGGCGGTGGCCGTCGTGGGAGTCGGCAGGCGGTGGCGGGCGGCGGGGGTCGCCGCCGCCGCCCTGCTCGTGACCCTCGGCAGCCTGGCCGCTGCCCAGGCGGGGCTCTGGCGGGACCCCCGGACCTTCTACGAGGGGCTCGTCCGCCGCAACCCGGACTCGGTCCTGGCCCACAACAACCTGGGGTCGGTCTACCTCGGCCTCGGAGAGGAGGCCCGGGCGGAAGTGGAGTTTCAGGAGGCCCTCCGGCTTCAGCCCGGTCACCCCGGCGCCCTGAACAATCTGGGCCTCTTGGCCCAGCGCCGCGGGGACCTGGCGGAGGCCCGGCGCCTCTACCGGGAGGCTCTGGCCGCCCGCCCGAGCCAGGCGGATGCCTGGAATAACCTGGGGACCCTCTACGAGGCGGAGGGGGACGTGGTGCGGGCCACCGCTGCGTACGGCGAGGCCGTTCGCCTGGATCCGGCGACGCCGCGCTTCCTGGCCAACCTGGCGGGGGTGCTCGCGGCCCAGGGAAGGCGGGACGAGGCGGCCGGCCTGCTCGAGCAGGCGATCAAGCTGGACCCCACAGTCCCGCGCTGGCGGACGGCGCTCGCCATCCTGCGGGGCGACGGGAAGCCGTAGGGGGGCGTGATGGCGGAAGCTGGCTCCGGGCCTCCCGTCCTGTCCGTCATCATCCCGGCCCTCAACGAGGCCGAGAACCTCCGGAGCCTCCTCCCGGCCCTGCAGGAGACCCTGGCCGGCCTCGGGGTCCGCTCCGAGGTGCTCGTGGCCGACGGGGGCTCGAGCGACACCACACCGGCAGTCGCCCGGGCCCTGGGGTCCTCTGTCGTCACCCAGGCGGTGCCGGGCTACGGGGGGGCCCTCCGGGCAGGCTTCGCCGCCGCCCGGGGGGACTACTTGCTCACCATGGATGGGGACTGGTCCCACGAGCCGGAGGTGATCCGCGCCCTCTGGGCCTCCCGCACCGGCGCCGACCTCCTCATCGCCTCCCGCTACATCCCGGGCGGGCGGGCGGAGATGGGATGGGTCCGCTGGGTTTTCAGCCGGGTCCTGAATGTCGCCTATCGCCGGATCCTGGATCTGCCGGTGCGAGACCTGAGCAGCGGGTTCCGCCTCTACCGGCGGCAGATCCTGGCAGAGATTGCGCCGCAGGCGACGGACTTCGACGTCTTGCAGGAGATCCTGGTGAAGGCGGTGGGGAGCGGGTTCACGGTGGGGGAGGTCCCCTTCCGGTTCCGGCCCCGGGGGGCGGGGCGGTCCCACGTCCGCCTCCTCCGGTTCGCCGCCGCCTACCTCCGGACCCTCTGGCGCATGTGGCAGCTCCGGAACTC belongs to Candidatus Methylomirabilis sp. and includes:
- a CDS encoding glycosyltransferase — protein: MAEAGSGPPVLSVIIPALNEAENLRSLLPALQETLAGLGVRSEVLVADGGSSDTTPAVARALGSSVVTQAVPGYGGALRAGFAAARGDYLLTMDGDWSHEPEVIRALWASRTGADLLIASRYIPGGRAEMGWVRWVFSRVLNVAYRRILDLPVRDLSSGFRLYRRQILAEIAPQATDFDVLQEILVKAVGSGFTVGEVPFRFRPRGAGRSHVRLLRFAAAYLRTLWRMWQLRNSVASADYDARAFDSRIPVQRYWQRHRYRIIHGFLEDRRSVLDIGCGSSRIISDLPEGVGLDVALRKLRYLKRYKGRRVQGSIQALPFREAAFRTVICSEVIEHVPPDPELFREMVRVLAPGGLLILGTPDYSRWIWRVIERVYGWVLPGAYAKEHITRYHAAGLRQLLQAMGCQLLEARYVGFSEWIAKSRKVGPCASRLAIPTWG